From the genome of Penaeus chinensis breed Huanghai No. 1 chromosome 37, ASM1920278v2, whole genome shotgun sequence, one region includes:
- the LOC125045449 gene encoding uncharacterized protein LOC125045449, whose protein sequence is MTRVMFLAAIAAFAICAEAASLGPQGELHRAKRQFSWSSDQNIEQYGGKESGGEQLVSSHNTFLGNTQKVGQLGIGDNNKQFVHQGFSLFGPSKQEVEQVATGRGFQHQTVSQKGSFFGPSSQRVIQRGGSKQIVTGK, encoded by the exons ATGACGCGCGTGATGTTCCTGGCGGCGATCGCTGCTTTCGCCATCTGTGCTGAGGCAGCTTCACTGG GCCCTCAAGGGGAGCTGCACCGAGCAAAACGTCAGTTCTCTTGG TCGAGCGACCAAAACATTGAACAATACGGTGGAAAAGAATCCGGCGGAGAACAGCTTGTCAGTTCCCACAACACTTTCCTCGGCAACACTCAAAAGGTCGGCCAACTAGGTATCGGGGACAACAACAAGCAGTTTGTGCATCAAGGCTTCTCGCTGTTCGGACCCAGCAAACAAGAAGTCGAACAGGTTGCGACAGGGCGTGGTTTCCAGCACCAGACAGTCAGTCAAAAGGGTAGCTTTTTTGGCCCCAGCAGCCAGAGAGTTATTCAGAGAGGAGGTTCTAAACAGATTGTGACTGGCAAGTAA
- the LOC125045578 gene encoding uncharacterized protein LOC125045578, whose product MFTVMSHLQIVYYAYSRLKPRPSRGAAPSKTSVLLAEATQPWPFVVIVAFAVCAEAASLGPQGELHRAKRQFSWEQYPIKGCGSFRRQPKHNIYGRSKRLIHKEDRNMIWD is encoded by the exons ATGTTCACGGTGATGTCACATTTACAAATTGTATATTATGCGTATTCTAGACTCAAGCCAAG GCCCTCAAGGGGAGCTGCACCGAGCAAAACGTCAGTTCTCTTGG CTGAAGCAACGCAACCATGGCCATTTGTGGTGATCGTTGCTTTCGCCGTCTGCGCTGAGGCAGCATCCCTGG GCCCTCAAGGGGAGCTGCACCGAGCAAAACGTCAGTTCTCTTGG GAACAATATCCTATAAAAGGATGCGGCTCTTTCCGGCGACAACCAAAGCATAACATATATGGAAGAAGCAAGAGACTTATTCATAAGGAAGATAGAAACATGATTTGGGATTGA
- the LOC125045450 gene encoding uncharacterized protein LOC125045450 — protein sequence MTRVMFLAAIAAFAICAEAASLGPQGELHRAKRQFSWSSNQNIEQYGGKESGGEQLVSSHDSFLGNTQKVGQLGIGDNNKQFVHQGFSLFGPSKQEVEQVATGRGFQHQTVSQKGSIFNGSSQRVIQRGGSKQIVTGK from the exons ATGACGCGCGTGATGTTCCTGGCGGCGATCGCTGCTTTCGCCATATGTGCTGAGGCAGCTTCACTGG GCCCTCAAGGGGAGCTGCACCGAGCAAAACGTCAGTTCTCTTGG TCGAGCAACCAAAACATAGAACAATACGGTGGAAAAGAATCCGGCGGAGAACAGCTTGTCAGTTCCCACGACTCTTTCCTCGGCAACACTCAAAAGGTCGGCCAACTAGGTATCGGGGACAACAACAAGCAGTTTGTGCATCAAGGCTTCTCGCTGTTCGGACCCAGCAAACAAGAAGTCGAACAGGTTGCGACAGGGCGTGGTTTCCAGCACCAGACAGTCAGTCAAAAGGGTAGCATCTTTAACGGCAGCAGCCAGAGAGTTATTCAGAGAGGAGGTTCTAAACAGATTGTGACTGGCAAGTAA